One stretch of Microcebus murinus isolate Inina chromosome 12, M.murinus_Inina_mat1.0, whole genome shotgun sequence DNA includes these proteins:
- the LOC105874214 gene encoding interferon alpha-4-like — protein MASSFSVLMALVGLSCMSLCSLGCDLPQTHGLGNSKALRLLAQMRRISPLSCLEDRNDFGFPQEEFDGNQLQKAKAISVLHEMIQQIFNLFSTNHSSDAWDQTLLDKLCTGLYQQLDELEACLLQDVGVEETAPMNEDSILAVRKYFQRITLYLKEKKYSPCAWEVVRAEIMKSLSSSTTLQERLRRVE, from the coding sequence ATGGCCTCGTCCTTTTCTGTACTGATGGCCCTGGTGGGGCTCAGCTGCATgtccctctgctctctgggctgtGATCTGCCTCAGACCCATGGCCTGGGAAACAGCAAGGCCCTGAGACTCCTGGCACAAATGAGGAgaatctctcctctctcctgcctggaGGACAGAAATGACTTCGGATTCCCCCAGGAGGAGTTTGATGGCAACCAGTTGCAGAAGGCTAAAGCCATCTCTGTCCTCCATGAGATGATCCAGCAGATCTTCAACCTCTTCAGCACGAACCACTCATCTGATGCCTGGGATCAGACCCTCCTGGACAAACTCTGCACTGGACTTTACCAGCAGCTGGATGAGCTGGAAGCCTGTCTGCTGCAGGACGTGGGAGTGGAGGAGACTGCCCCGATGAATGAGGACTCCATCCTGGCTGTGAGGAAATACTTCCAAAGAATCACTCTGTACCTGAAAGAGAAGAAGTACAGCCCTTGTGCCTGGGAGGTTGTCAGGGCAGAAATCATGAAATCCTTGTCTTCATCAACAACCTTGCAAGAAAGATTAAGGAGAGTGGAATGA
- the LOC105874213 gene encoding interferon omega-1-like — protein sequence MALLLPLLTALVMCSCGPLGSLGCDLPKNHGLLSRKTLVVLKQMRTSTSLCLEDRNDFGFPREMVNGSQLQKAQAVSVLHEMLQQIFNLFHTQRSSAAWNTTFLVKLRTGLHQQLEHLETCLEQAMADEDSASVIDNATLALWRYFWRIRLYLREKNYSDCAWEIVRVEVVSSFSSSANLQEKLRSKDGDLGSP from the coding sequence ATGGCCCTCCTGCTCCCCCTACTGACGGCCCTGGTGATGTGCAGCTGTGGCCCTCTTGGGTCTCTGGGCTGTGACCTGCCTAAGAACCATGGCTTGCTTAGCAGGAAGACCTTGGTGGTATTGAAACAAATGAGAACATCCACTTCCTTGTGTCTGGAGGACAGAAACGACTTCGGATTCCCCCGGGAGATGGTGAACGGCAGCCAGTTGCAGAAGGCCCAGGCCGTGTCTGTCCTCCACGAGATGCTGCAGCAGATCTTCAACCTCTTCCACACACAGCGCTCCTCTGCTGCCTGGAACACCACCTTCCTGGTCAAGCTGCGCACTGGACTCCACCAGCAGCTGGAACACCTGGAGACCTGCTTGGAGCAGGCGATGGCGGACGAAGACTCTGCCAGTGTGATTGATAACGCTACACTGGCGTTGTGGAGGTACTTCTGGAGAATTCGTCTCTACCTGCGAGAGAAGAACTACAGTGACTGCGCCTGGGAAATTGTCAGAGTGGAAGTTGTGAGCTCCTTCTCTTCTTCAGCAAACTTGCAGGAAAAGTTAAGAAGCAAGGATGGAGACCTGGGGTCACCTTGA